A DNA window from Enterobacter cloacae subsp. cloacae ATCC 13047 contains the following coding sequences:
- the yihT gene encoding sulfofructosephosphate aldolase, producing MTMYTLKDITRPSGGFAMLAVDQREAMRLMFAAAGAPVPVTDQHLTDFKVSAAKILSPYASAILVDQQFCYRQIVEQQAIAKSCALIVAADEFIPGNGIPVDSVTIDKNVDAQAVKRDGGKALKLLVLWRSDEDAQQRLEMVKAFNSLCHDNGLLSIIEPVVRPPRRGAGFNREQAIIDAAKELGDSGADLYKVEMPLLGKGTQQQLLAASQKLNEHIAMPWVILSSGVDEKLFPRAVSVAMQAGASGFLAGRAVWSSVIGLPDTGLMLRDISVPKLQRLGEIVDEMMARR from the coding sequence ATGACGATGTACACCCTGAAAGATATCACCCGACCTTCCGGCGGTTTTGCGATGCTGGCCGTCGATCAGCGCGAAGCGATGCGCCTGATGTTTGCCGCAGCAGGTGCGCCGGTGCCGGTCACTGACCAGCATCTGACGGATTTTAAGGTCAGTGCGGCGAAAATTCTGTCGCCGTACGCCTCTGCCATTCTCGTCGACCAGCAGTTCTGCTATCGCCAGATTGTGGAGCAGCAGGCCATAGCTAAAAGCTGCGCGCTGATTGTGGCGGCCGACGAGTTTATTCCAGGGAACGGTATTCCCGTCGACAGCGTGACGATCGACAAGAACGTCGACGCGCAGGCGGTCAAACGCGATGGCGGCAAGGCGCTGAAATTACTGGTGCTGTGGCGTAGCGATGAAGACGCGCAGCAGCGTCTTGAGATGGTGAAAGCATTTAACTCCCTGTGCCACGACAACGGCCTGCTGAGCATTATCGAGCCGGTGGTGCGTCCACCGCGTCGCGGCGCCGGGTTTAACCGCGAACAGGCGATTATCGATGCGGCCAAAGAGCTGGGTGACAGCGGTGCGGACCTCTACAAAGTGGAGATGCCGCTGTTGGGTAAAGGCACTCAGCAGCAACTGCTGGCGGCCTCGCAGAAGCTGAACGAGCACATCGCCATGCCGTGGGTGATCCTCTCCTCCGGCGTGGACGAAAAATTATTCCCGCGCGCCGTGAGCGTTGCCATGCAGGCGGGGGCATCAGGCTTTTTAGCCGGTCGCGCCGTCTGGTCATCGGTGATTGGCCTGCCGGACACCGGGCTGATGCTTCGCGATATTTCCGTACCTAAACTGCAGCGCCTGGGTGAGATCGTCGACGAAATGATGGCTCGCCGTTAA
- a CDS encoding sugar kinase, giving the protein MTRIVCVGITVLDRIWYLDDLPKEGGKYVAKDYTEVGGGPAATAAVAAAKLGASVDFIGRVGDDDTGRRLLAELESLGVNTRYTRIVKDARSSQSAVLVDGNGERIIANYPSPDLPAAADWLQGIDFSQWDIVLADVRWHEGAKQAFTLARQQGVPTLLDADTTPQDIAELIALSDHAAFSAPGLRRVSHLEETEGALKKAQTLTNGHVYVTQGRDGCFWLENGVQCHQPGFEVEVVDTTGAGDVFHGALAVSLAQRLSPAQAVRFASAVAALKCTQPGGRAGIPDCDQTRSFLSLFV; this is encoded by the coding sequence ATGACTCGCATCGTTTGTGTCGGCATAACCGTGCTGGATCGCATCTGGTATCTCGATGATTTACCAAAAGAAGGTGGGAAATATGTCGCAAAAGACTATACGGAAGTGGGCGGCGGCCCGGCGGCAACTGCGGCGGTGGCGGCGGCAAAACTGGGGGCATCCGTGGATTTTATTGGCCGGGTGGGTGACGACGATACCGGCAGAAGGCTGCTTGCGGAGCTGGAATCCCTGGGGGTGAACACCCGCTACACGCGCATAGTGAAAGATGCCCGCTCGTCACAATCGGCGGTGCTGGTGGACGGCAACGGGGAACGCATCATCGCGAACTATCCCAGCCCCGATCTTCCCGCTGCGGCAGACTGGCTGCAGGGCATCGACTTCTCGCAATGGGACATTGTTTTAGCCGATGTGCGCTGGCATGAAGGGGCGAAGCAGGCGTTTACCCTTGCCCGCCAGCAAGGCGTCCCCACGTTGCTCGATGCGGACACAACCCCTCAGGACATCGCGGAACTTATCGCCCTCAGCGATCATGCTGCCTTTTCCGCGCCGGGGCTGCGTCGGGTAAGCCATCTTGAGGAAACGGAAGGTGCGCTTAAAAAAGCACAAACGCTCACAAATGGACATGTCTATGTCACGCAGGGCCGGGACGGCTGCTTTTGGCTGGAGAACGGTGTCCAGTGCCATCAGCCGGGTTTTGAGGTCGAGGTGGTTGATACCACCGGGGCGGGGGATGTTTTCCACGGTGCCCTGGCGGTCAGCCTGGCGCAACGGTTATCTCCAGCGCAAGCCGTGCGTTTCGCCAGCGCCGTCGCCGCGCTGAAATGTACTCAGCCCGGCGGTCGCGCAGGTATACCCGACTGTGATCAAACCCGCTCTTTTTTGTCACTTTTTGTATAA
- a CDS encoding alpha-glucosidase, with the protein MRTLHNIDLKNNEHGFTLRWQDRLILSHSTDEPCLWIGAGVADIDMFRGNFSIKDKLNEKIALTDATVTQQSAGWAIRFTRGDAVSATLLVGVDAEGRLELKLKNDATCHNRIWLRLAAQPEDHIYGCGEQFSYFDLRGKPFPLWTSEQGVGRNKQTYVTWQADCKENAGGDYYWTFFPQPTFVSTQKYYCHVDNSCYMNFDFSAPDFHELAFWEDNATLRFECAETYVDLLEKLTGLLGRQPELPDWVYDGVTLGIQGGTGVCQHKLDVMRQGGVKVNGIWAQDWSGIRMTSFGKRVMWNWKWNSELYPQLNERIAQWKQEGVQFLSYINPYVASDKDLCEEAAKRGYLTKNADGKDYHVEFGEFYAGVIDLTNPEAYGWYKEVIKKNLIELGCSGWMADFGEYLPTDTFLHNGVSAEIMHNAWPALWAKCNYEALEETGKLGEILFFMRAGYTGSQKHSVMMWAGDQNVDWSLDDGLASVVPAALSLAMTGHGLHHSDIGGYTTLFEMKRTKELLLRWCDFSAFTPMMRTHEGNRPGDNWQFDGDAETIAHFARMTTVFTTLKPYIKAAVALNAKSGLPVMRPLFLHYEDDARAYTLKYQYLFGRDLLVAPVHEEGRHDWTLYLPQDNWVNVWTGETCQGGEVTVAAPLGKPPVFYRQQSEWADLFNTLRHI; encoded by the coding sequence ATGCGTACCCTACACAATATTGATCTGAAAAATAACGAACATGGCTTCACCCTGCGCTGGCAGGACCGTCTGATTTTATCCCACTCCACCGATGAACCTTGCCTGTGGATCGGCGCGGGCGTTGCCGATATCGATATGTTTCGCGGCAACTTCAGCATCAAAGACAAGCTCAACGAAAAAATCGCCCTGACGGACGCGACCGTTACACAGCAAAGCGCAGGCTGGGCGATCCGCTTTACCCGTGGCGATGCGGTGAGCGCGACGCTGCTGGTGGGTGTGGATGCGGAAGGCCGTCTGGAACTGAAGCTGAAAAATGATGCCACCTGTCACAACCGCATCTGGCTGCGGCTGGCGGCCCAGCCTGAAGATCATATCTACGGCTGCGGCGAACAGTTCTCGTACTTTGATCTGCGCGGCAAGCCATTCCCGCTGTGGACCAGCGAACAGGGGGTGGGCCGCAATAAGCAGACCTACGTGACCTGGCAGGCCGACTGCAAAGAGAATGCGGGCGGCGATTATTACTGGACCTTCTTCCCCCAGCCTACCTTCGTGAGCACCCAGAAGTACTACTGCCACGTGGATAACAGCTGCTACATGAACTTCGACTTCAGCGCGCCGGATTTCCACGAACTGGCGTTCTGGGAAGATAACGCCACGCTGCGCTTCGAATGTGCAGAAACCTACGTCGATCTGCTGGAAAAACTCACCGGCCTGCTGGGGCGTCAGCCGGAGCTGCCGGACTGGGTTTACGACGGCGTGACGCTGGGCATTCAGGGCGGCACCGGGGTGTGTCAGCACAAGCTCGACGTCATGCGTCAGGGCGGGGTGAAGGTGAACGGCATCTGGGCGCAGGACTGGTCCGGCATCCGCATGACCTCCTTTGGCAAACGCGTGATGTGGAACTGGAAGTGGAACAGCGAGCTGTATCCGCAGCTTAATGAGCGTATTGCACAGTGGAAACAGGAAGGCGTGCAGTTCCTCTCTTATATCAACCCGTACGTCGCCAGCGACAAAGATCTCTGTGAAGAGGCGGCAAAACGCGGCTATCTGACCAAAAATGCCGACGGCAAGGACTACCACGTCGAGTTTGGCGAGTTTTACGCGGGCGTCATCGACCTGACCAACCCGGAAGCCTACGGCTGGTACAAAGAGGTGATCAAAAAGAACCTGATCGAACTGGGCTGCAGTGGCTGGATGGCCGATTTTGGCGAATATCTGCCAACCGATACCTTCCTGCACAACGGCGTCAGCGCGGAGATCATGCATAACGCCTGGCCTGCCCTGTGGGCCAAATGTAACTACGAGGCGCTGGAAGAGACCGGCAAGCTCGGCGAGATCCTGTTCTTCATGCGCGCGGGTTATACCGGCAGCCAGAAGCACTCGGTGATGATGTGGGCGGGAGATCAGAACGTCGACTGGAGCCTGGACGACGGTCTGGCGTCCGTCGTACCTGCTGCGCTGTCTCTGGCGATGACCGGTCACGGGCTACACCACAGCGACATCGGCGGCTATACCACCCTGTTCGAGATGAAACGCACCAAAGAGCTGTTGCTGCGCTGGTGCGATTTCAGCGCCTTTACGCCGATGATGCGTACCCACGAAGGTAACCGCCCGGGTGACAACTGGCAGTTCGACGGCGACGCCGAAACCATCGCGCACTTTGCACGTATGACCACCGTGTTCACCACCCTGAAGCCGTACATCAAAGCTGCGGTTGCGCTGAACGCGAAAAGTGGCCTGCCGGTGATGCGCCCGCTGTTCCTGCATTATGAAGACGACGCGCGCGCCTACACGCTGAAATACCAGTACCTGTTTGGCCGCGATCTGCTGGTGGCACCGGTTCATGAAGAGGGCCGCCACGACTGGACGCTCTATCTTCCGCAGGACAACTGGGTGAATGTGTGGACGGGTGAAACCTGCCAGGGCGGTGAGGTGACCGTTGCTGCCCCGCTCGGCAAACCGCCGGTTTTCTATCGCCAGCAAAGCGAATGGGCAGATCTGTTTAATACCTTACGTCATATCTGA
- a CDS encoding MFS transporter, translated as MTHNTDPLTLKLSLREKCAYGMGDFGSNLMLCIGTLYLLKFYTDELGMPAFYGGIIFLVAKFFTAFTDMLTGVLLDSRRNIGAKGKFRPFILYASVPVALVATAQFMANDFSLTVKTALATVLFMMFGLCYSLMNCAYGAMVPAITKNPNERAQLAAWRQGGATVGLLLCTVGFMPIQALFVSQPSLGYLVAALVFVTGGLFCMWWCYSGVKERYVELTPDHHKPGILKSFCAIFRNPPLLVLCIANLCTLAAFNIKLAIQVYYTQYVLNDLHLLSWMGFFSMGCILIGVFLVPGAVKRFGKKPVYLGGLALWAVGDVLNFFWGTSSLLFVLFSCMAFFGTAFVNSLNWALVPDTVDYGEWKTGIRAEGSVYTGYTFSRKISAALAGFLPGIMLTQIGYVPHAVQSAGTLLGLRQLIFLWPCGLAVVAAVTMGLFYKLNEARFAFIIEEIGKRKKQTANTPEITTNNKASAVTL; from the coding sequence ATGACACATAACACTGATCCGTTAACCCTGAAATTGAGCCTGCGAGAGAAGTGCGCCTACGGGATGGGCGATTTTGGCTCGAATCTGATGCTGTGTATTGGCACGCTGTATCTGCTGAAGTTTTACACCGACGAACTGGGCATGCCCGCCTTCTATGGCGGCATTATTTTCCTGGTAGCGAAGTTTTTTACCGCGTTCACCGACATGCTGACCGGCGTGCTGCTGGACTCCCGGCGTAACATCGGCGCGAAGGGAAAATTCCGGCCATTCATTCTTTATGCCTCCGTCCCGGTGGCGCTGGTCGCGACGGCGCAGTTTATGGCCAACGACTTTAGCCTGACGGTGAAAACGGCGCTCGCCACCGTGCTCTTCATGATGTTTGGCCTCTGCTATAGCCTGATGAACTGCGCCTACGGTGCGATGGTCCCGGCCATTACCAAAAACCCGAACGAGCGCGCACAGCTTGCGGCGTGGCGTCAGGGCGGCGCAACCGTGGGGCTGTTGCTCTGCACCGTCGGCTTTATGCCCATTCAGGCGCTGTTCGTCAGCCAGCCCTCCCTCGGCTATCTGGTGGCGGCGCTGGTGTTCGTCACCGGCGGCCTGTTCTGCATGTGGTGGTGCTACAGCGGCGTGAAAGAGCGCTACGTGGAGCTTACGCCCGATCACCATAAGCCCGGCATTCTGAAATCATTCTGCGCGATTTTCCGCAATCCGCCGCTGCTGGTGCTGTGTATCGCCAACCTGTGTACCCTTGCCGCGTTTAACATCAAGCTGGCGATTCAGGTCTATTACACCCAGTACGTGCTAAACGATCTGCATTTGCTGTCGTGGATGGGCTTTTTCAGCATGGGATGCATTCTGATTGGCGTGTTTCTGGTGCCCGGTGCGGTGAAGCGCTTTGGCAAAAAACCGGTTTATCTGGGTGGGCTGGCGCTGTGGGCGGTGGGCGACGTGCTGAACTTCTTCTGGGGGACCAGTTCCCTGCTGTTCGTGCTGTTTTCCTGCATGGCCTTTTTCGGCACGGCGTTTGTGAACAGCCTGAACTGGGCGCTGGTACCGGATACCGTTGATTACGGCGAGTGGAAAACGGGCATTCGTGCTGAAGGGTCGGTTTATACCGGCTATACCTTCTCGCGCAAAATCTCTGCCGCCCTCGCCGGTTTTCTGCCTGGCATCATGCTGACCCAGATTGGCTACGTTCCCCATGCGGTGCAGAGCGCAGGTACGCTACTTGGTCTGCGTCAGCTTATTTTCCTCTGGCCGTGCGGCCTGGCCGTCGTTGCCGCCGTGACCATGGGGCTGTTTTATAAACTCAACGAAGCGCGCTTCGCCTTTATTATCGAGGAGATTGGAAAACGGAAAAAACAAACCGCGAATACCCCTGAGATAACCACCAACAATAAAGCGTCAGCAGTCACTTTATAA
- a CDS encoding MFS transporter produces MSQHTSDPATLRLPFKEKLAYGMGDLGSNILLDIGTLYLLKFYTDVLGLPGTYGGIIFLIAKFFTAFTDMGTGIMLDSRRNIGPKGKFRPFVLYAAFPVTLLAIANFVGTPFEITGKTVMATVLFMLYGLFFSMMNCSYGAMVPAITKNPDERASLAAWRQGGATLGLLLCTVGFVPVMNLIEGNDQLGYIFAATLFSLFGLFFMWWCYKGVTERYVETQPAHPAQKPGLLQSFRAIAGNRPLFILCIANLCTLGAFNVKLAIQVYYTQYVLNDPILLSYMGFFSMGCIFIGVFMMPGAVRRFGKKKVYIGGLMVWVAGDLLNYFFGGGSVSFVAFSCLAFFGSAFVNSLNWALVSDTVEYGEWRTGVRSEGTVYTGFTFFRKVSQALAGFFPGIMLTQIGYVPNVVQSAGTVEGLRQLIFIYPSLLAVITIVAMGCFYNLNEKMYVRIVEEIELRKRTA; encoded by the coding sequence ATGAGTCAACATACTTCTGATCCGGCAACCCTACGCCTGCCGTTTAAAGAAAAACTCGCCTACGGGATGGGCGATCTCGGCTCTAACATCCTGCTGGATATCGGCACGCTGTATCTGCTGAAGTTTTATACCGACGTGCTGGGCCTGCCGGGTACCTACGGCGGGATCATCTTCCTGATTGCCAAATTCTTTACCGCCTTCACCGATATGGGTACCGGGATCATGCTCGACTCCCGGCGCAACATCGGCCCGAAAGGGAAATTCCGCCCGTTCGTGCTGTATGCCGCCTTCCCGGTGACCTTGCTGGCGATTGCCAACTTCGTCGGTACGCCGTTTGAAATCACCGGTAAAACGGTGATGGCAACGGTGCTGTTCATGCTGTACGGCCTGTTCTTCAGCATGATGAACTGCTCTTACGGCGCGATGGTGCCCGCCATCACCAAAAACCCGGACGAGCGCGCCTCGCTGGCCGCCTGGCGTCAGGGCGGCGCCACGCTTGGCCTGCTGCTCTGTACCGTCGGTTTTGTCCCGGTAATGAACCTGATTGAGGGCAACGATCAGCTTGGCTATATCTTTGCCGCCACGCTTTTCTCGCTGTTCGGGCTGTTCTTTATGTGGTGGTGCTACAAGGGCGTGACCGAGCGTTACGTCGAGACGCAGCCTGCTCATCCGGCGCAAAAACCGGGGCTGTTGCAGTCGTTTCGCGCCATTGCCGGAAACCGTCCGCTGTTTATCCTGTGCATCGCCAACCTCTGCACGCTGGGTGCCTTTAACGTCAAACTCGCCATCCAGGTTTACTACACGCAGTACGTGCTGAACGACCCGATCCTGCTGTCGTACATGGGTTTCTTCAGCATGGGCTGTATTTTTATCGGCGTCTTTATGATGCCCGGCGCGGTGCGGCGCTTCGGCAAGAAAAAAGTCTATATCGGCGGGCTGATGGTTTGGGTGGCGGGCGATCTGCTCAACTACTTCTTCGGCGGCGGCTCGGTGAGCTTTGTGGCGTTCTCCTGCCTGGCCTTCTTCGGCTCCGCGTTCGTGAACAGCCTGAACTGGGCGTTGGTATCCGATACCGTGGAATACGGCGAGTGGCGCACCGGCGTGCGATCTGAAGGAACGGTTTACACCGGCTTTACCTTCTTCAGGAAGGTATCTCAGGCACTGGCGGGCTTCTTCCCGGGGATCATGCTCACGCAAATTGGCTATGTGCCCAACGTGGTGCAATCCGCCGGAACGGTTGAAGGACTGCGGCAGCTGATTTTTATCTATCCGAGCCTGCTGGCGGTCATCACCATTGTGGCGATGGGCTGTTTCTACAATCTCAACGAGAAGATGTATGTGCGCATCGTGGAAGAGATCGAACTGCGTAAACGTACGGCATAA
- the ompL gene encoding porin OmpL: MKRIITVLIVSSVSCPVFAGAYVETREAYNTASELHEVILRAGYNFDMGAGLMFTNAYNVGKWDELKHSYNEIEGWYPLFKPTDKLTFQPGGLINDSSAGSGGAVYLDTNYKFTDGFNLTFRYRYNHNNYDTPDYNGQMDKNDTHEFANYWNFKVTDAFFYTFEPHFFQRVNDYHSKNGKDHHWEITNKFSYKIDKNWLPYLELQWLDRWNDYNREQYRIRLGLRYSF; the protein is encoded by the coding sequence ATGAAAAGAATCATTACTGTACTGATCGTGTCGTCTGTGTCCTGCCCGGTATTTGCCGGGGCTTATGTCGAAACCCGCGAAGCATATAATACGGCCTCTGAGCTACACGAGGTGATCCTGCGTGCAGGCTATAACTTCGATATGGGCGCGGGGCTGATGTTCACCAATGCCTATAACGTGGGGAAATGGGATGAGCTTAAGCACAGCTATAACGAAATAGAGGGGTGGTATCCGCTCTTTAAACCCACCGACAAGCTCACCTTCCAGCCCGGCGGATTGATTAACGACAGCAGCGCAGGATCGGGTGGTGCGGTCTATTTAGATACCAATTATAAATTTACGGACGGGTTCAACCTGACGTTCCGCTATCGCTATAACCATAACAATTACGATACGCCGGACTATAACGGGCAGATGGATAAGAACGATACGCATGAGTTTGCTAACTACTGGAATTTCAAAGTGACGGATGCGTTTTTTTATACCTTTGAACCGCACTTTTTCCAGCGGGTGAATGATTACCACAGCAAAAATGGCAAAGATCATCACTGGGAAATTACCAATAAATTCAGCTACAAGATCGACAAAAACTGGCTGCCATATCTTGAACTGCAGTGGCTGGACAGATGGAATGATTACAACCGGGAGCAGTACCGGATTCGCCTGGGATTGCGGTATTCGTTCTAA
- the yihU gene encoding sulfolactaldehyde 3-reductase, with translation MSAIAFIGLGQMGAPMAKNLLKQGHQLQVFDVNPQAVQILVESGAKAAATPAQAATDAEFVITMLPNGDLVRSVLFGEHGVCEGLSRDALVIDMSTIHPLQTDALIRDMAGRGFSLMDVPVGRTSDHAIAGTLLLLAGGTAEQVERATPVLMAMGNELINAGGPGMGIRVKLINNYMSIALNALSAEAAVLCEALGLSFEVALKVMSGTPAGKGHFTTSWPNKVLKGDLSPAFMIDLAHKDLGIALDVANQLHVPMPLGAASREVYNQARAAGRGREDWTAILEQVRASAGLKKSH, from the coding sequence ATGTCAGCAATCGCATTTATCGGTTTAGGGCAGATGGGCGCGCCAATGGCGAAGAATCTGTTGAAGCAAGGTCACCAGCTTCAGGTCTTTGATGTGAACCCGCAGGCGGTTCAGATCCTGGTGGAGAGCGGCGCGAAGGCGGCGGCAACGCCCGCGCAGGCCGCAACGGATGCCGAGTTCGTCATTACCATGCTGCCCAACGGCGACCTGGTGCGCAGCGTGTTGTTTGGCGAACATGGCGTTTGCGAAGGCTTATCTCGCGACGCGCTGGTGATCGATATGTCGACCATTCATCCCCTGCAAACCGACGCGTTGATCCGCGACATGGCCGGGCGTGGCTTCAGCCTGATGGACGTACCTGTCGGGCGCACCTCAGACCATGCCATCGCCGGCACGCTGCTCCTGCTGGCTGGCGGCACGGCCGAGCAGGTTGAGCGCGCCACCCCCGTCTTAATGGCGATGGGCAATGAGCTGATTAACGCCGGCGGGCCGGGCATGGGCATCCGCGTGAAGCTTATCAATAACTACATGAGCATTGCGCTAAACGCCTTGTCCGCCGAGGCGGCCGTGCTGTGTGAAGCGCTCGGCCTCTCCTTTGAGGTGGCGCTCAAGGTCATGAGCGGCACGCCTGCAGGTAAAGGCCATTTCACCACCTCCTGGCCGAACAAGGTGCTGAAAGGTGATCTTTCACCCGCCTTCATGATCGACCTTGCACATAAAGATCTGGGGATCGCCCTGGACGTGGCCAACCAGCTCCACGTTCCGATGCCGCTGGGCGCGGCTTCCCGCGAAGTTTACAACCAGGCACGCGCCGCCGGGCGCGGGCGCGAAGACTGGACAGCCATTCTTGAACAGGTTCGCGCATCTGCCGGGCTGAAAAAATCACACTGA
- the yihS gene encoding sulfoquinovose isomerase: MKWFNTLSHNRWLEQETDRILDFGKNAAVPTGFGWLGNNGQVRSDMGTHLWITARMLHVYAVAANMGRPGAYALVEHGINALNGPLRDKQYGGWYACVNDEGVVDASKQGYQHFFVLLGAASAVTTGHPQARRLLDDAIEVIERYFWSEQEQMCLESWDEAFSKTEDYRGGNANMHAVEAFLIVYDVTHDRKWLDRALRIASVIIHDVARKGEYRVNEHFDTNWNPIRDYNIDNPAHRFRAYGGTPGHWIEWGRLMLHLRAALEARFETPPAWLLEDAKGLFHATIRDAWAPDGADGFVYSVGWDGKPIVRERVRWPIVEAMGTAYALYTVTGEAQYEAWYQKWWDYCIKYLMDYENGSWWQELDTNNEVTTKVWDGKQDIYHLLHCLVIPRLPLAPGLAPAVAAGLLDSQAK, from the coding sequence ATGAAATGGTTTAACACCCTGAGCCATAACCGCTGGCTCGAACAAGAGACCGACCGCATTCTTGATTTCGGTAAAAACGCAGCCGTACCGACCGGCTTCGGCTGGCTGGGCAATAACGGGCAGGTTCGCAGCGATATGGGCACGCATCTGTGGATCACCGCCCGTATGCTGCACGTTTACGCGGTGGCGGCGAACATGGGTCGTCCCGGTGCGTATGCCCTGGTTGAGCACGGCATTAATGCCCTGAACGGCCCGCTGCGCGACAAACAGTACGGCGGCTGGTACGCCTGTGTTAACGATGAAGGCGTGGTGGATGCCTCCAAGCAGGGTTATCAGCACTTCTTCGTGCTGCTGGGCGCGGCGAGCGCCGTCACCACCGGACACCCGCAGGCGCGCAGGCTGCTGGACGACGCCATTGAGGTGATTGAGCGCTACTTCTGGAGCGAACAGGAGCAGATGTGCCTGGAGTCCTGGGATGAAGCGTTCAGCAAAACGGAAGATTACCGCGGTGGTAACGCCAACATGCACGCCGTGGAAGCCTTCCTCATCGTGTATGACGTAACCCACGATCGTAAATGGCTCGACCGCGCGCTGCGCATCGCCTCAGTGATTATTCACGACGTGGCGCGCAAAGGTGAGTATCGCGTTAACGAGCATTTCGATACCAACTGGAACCCGATCCGCGACTACAACATCGATAATCCCGCCCACCGTTTTCGCGCCTACGGCGGCACACCAGGGCACTGGATTGAGTGGGGCCGCCTGATGCTGCACCTGCGTGCCGCGCTGGAAGCCCGCTTCGAAACCCCACCGGCGTGGCTGCTGGAAGACGCAAAAGGACTGTTCCACGCCACCATCCGCGATGCCTGGGCGCCAGACGGAGCCGATGGGTTCGTCTACTCCGTTGGCTGGGACGGCAAGCCTATCGTGCGCGAACGCGTGCGCTGGCCGATCGTCGAGGCGATGGGCACTGCGTATGCGCTCTACACCGTAACCGGCGAGGCGCAGTACGAAGCCTGGTATCAGAAATGGTGGGATTACTGCATCAAATACCTGATGGATTACGAGAACGGATCCTGGTGGCAGGAGCTGGACACCAACAACGAAGTGACCACCAAAGTCTGGGACGGCAAGCAGGATATTTACCACCTGCTGCACTGCCTGGTGATCCCCCGCCTGCCGCTGGCTCCGGGCTTAGCCCCTGCCGTAGCCGCCGGATTACTGGATAGCCAGGCCAAATAA